The Belonocnema kinseyi isolate 2016_QV_RU_SX_M_011 chromosome 1, B_treatae_v1, whole genome shotgun sequence genomic interval CACACTAACCTCaatttctgatattttatttcgtgacactgaaagCTCCCTAATCGACAAAAAGAATGGAACGTGACTGAGAAAATAGTTCTGCACTTGAGAAATATTCCAAAGCTATTACACATATGAACAGTTGTCAACAACGCATGttctaaaaatcattattattgttcGTATAcctttattgattcaaaatagacccgcgctttttGGCACACGCGCAGTTGGAAAATTGGCTTAGAGTGGGCGTATCGATACTAGGCTGAAGCAGCCAATGAACGTTGCTGGATACAAAAATATCTTGACGATTCGCGGTAGAGGTAAGGGTCCCTCCATAGGTGGACATTCGTGAGCGTATATGTTTCACGACGGGTGAAAGAGGTGGAAGTTTACTGTAATTCAATTTGCAAGCCTTGtaaatgcatttatttgaaaattaattccggTGTCCAAAAATACAGAACACAACTTCTTGCACTTCTAACCTAGTTCCATGGTAGTAACTcggtaaattgtttaaaatgttataaatttaaatttgttatttttaaatcaatcatctataatttattttcaattactatcATACTAAATTAATCGCCTCTTTGATACAGCAAAACACATTAACTAATGTGTTTTTTAGAAGCATGTCTTTAAGAAGAACAAGCATTCATACAAGCATTGGAAGAATAACAAGTATttatacaagaattttttattctgtctATTAGTTATTTGTCTATGATCTTAAACTGTTTCCGTTGTTTATATGCTAACTATATTAAGCTATCATAGCCTATACTTGATCTCAACTCATGCGcaaatctacaacaaaatctcgacaaattttcagattgatataaggttaataaattaaaatgtaacacttctaaatgcaaaattttgttttttcttggaAGTCATAATACTCCAATATCTTCTGACTGTAGATATATTACAAATGGCGTGGAATTTGAAAGAGCATTCTCCATAATCGGTCTAGGCTTCAAGTTCGACACGCTCCTTACatttaaaatacatatagataaaatggtattttatgataaaaaatatctaGGATTGTTACTCCAAGTGTGTAGAAACTTCAATAATACTGAAACTATACAGACATTACTTAACACACTTGTAAGATCAAAGCTTGAGTccggcttaatttttttttgatctcACTTTTGAAAttacatacaaaatttttgaaatattagcaTTGCCTAAGTCAAATCCTGGCAAtcctaaaaacaaaaacaaatttattaagattaaaattcCAATTCTACAAcattaaatgattttccaaaccTTTTCAAAAGAGTCTTCTTAAAAAACATTCgtgtctttttacattctcatcagagaaggtattagatttgtgtaaaatttgagccccccccccagtttttgtcaaatatccacgttttgagaccccctgaataaaaaaacaggtttttacgaatgtgtctgtctgtatggctatgtctgtgagcacgataacttttgaaaaaataatctattgaattgccttttggtacactcttttagtttgctaaactaaaggtcaagttcattagccagccattttggattacaaaattccaaaaaacacacgaacatgaacattttatgccaaataacgcacggtatgaaaaaagtaaaaaaaaatttttttttgctttttgaattccctacaagattatcataagaactttttgaattatcttgggaaatcaaaaattcaacttttgacaccatacaaaatagtttttgttaaaaggtcaacgttttgagaccccctgaatccgaaaagcaggtttttaTGAACGTGTCTATCTGTATATCTATCTGTCTGTCTTTAGGTCTGTCTATCTATGGgaacgattacttttgaaaaaaattaatcaagtagattggcttttggtacactcttttagtgtcctaagctaaatgccaagttcgttagtcagacattttggataaaaatactaaaaatgagcccagtttgaaaattttcgagtacacatttgttcatgattcaaaaattctgtgtacagttgttcatagtacttgaaaataaaaatgttatttttctatagccctacaaggttatcatatcaactttttgaattaaaaaaaaaaaaaaaaaattatcgcacaaaaactaatcaaaaattgcatttttcggttaaactatacaagaaaggaaaaaaaaataataagacaaacattatgcacccaaaaatatctacaaatttgttattaatcacttttgatAGTTCACGcagtttttgtatttatttataaaaaaaaacatggaaaatgtcaaaaattaaatttttggacacacgacacaagctaagccaaaataaatagataacattttttcaccgaaggtgtagcaaaaaaatgcttattaatggtttttttacattctcgtcagagaagatattacatatgtgtaaaatttgaccccccccccattttttgtcaaaagcccacgttctgagaccccctaaatccgaaaaataggtttttacgaaagtgtctgtctgtatgtatttatgcctgtctgtctgtcagcacgataactcttaaaaaataattctattagaatGGCCTCtgttacactcttttagtgtcctaaaataaaggtccagttcgttagccagccattttggataaaaattgaaaaagtgagtactctttgaatatttttgagactattttttcaaaagtccagAATGCTCTGTACTGTTATtcgtagtatttaaaaagtcaaacaatttatctaatcACTTTtccgatcaaattaaaaattattagtgttatagaatttacaacattacaaaaaaacacacgaaaatgaaccttttaaaccAATCAACGgataatatgaaaaaatggcaagaaaagaaaaaattttattcctaaattccCTAGaaggttatcataacaactttttgaattttcttgatgaaccaaaaattaaatttgacagcatatgaaaaaatgggaagaaaagaaaaaattttaattctaaattcccTAGAAGGttctcataacaactttttgaattttctggataaatcaaaaattaaatttcgcagtataaaaaataatggaaaatccaaaagttacattttttacaaacaacatttttacagtatttcaaatgtaatatttcattttaaaaaaaaaaaaatatatatatatacataatttaaaagttaaaagacgGTAAATCTGCTCATTTGACCGTATGGgtaaactttaaacaataaagaaaacATGGGAAATGAGCAGaatcagtttatggaaaaacgacaaaagttgcaataaaacgtttaattacattttttaaaaagaatgtgagataaatatattatcgagcgcgaagcgcgagaaacaactgtcgcgcgccctaggcacattttcgaaaattacttTACCAGCGTTCTCTGGCAATTATTTTGAGTGGTCCAATTTTTCGGACTTGTTTAAATCTCTCATTTCAGAAAATACAGAAATCGCGAATATTGTTAAATTacatcatttaaaaacaaatttaacaggAGAGCTGGCTCAGCTCCTGAAAAACATTCCGGTCACGAACGAAAATTACAAGCGTGCGCGGAATTTGTTAGTAAAACGTTATGAgaataatagaatattaataaattctcacttttctgttctcttctcGTTAAGGAAACAGCTTCGAATTTGAAGGATCTTGTCAATACAGCTAAAGAAAATTTGAGGCGATTCTGGAAGGCAATCCAGCTTACTTAAAGGATTCTTCAAGTTCAAAGTCGAATGACAAATCACAGGGGTTAAACTATGGAAGGGGAAACCGCGGGTCGAACAAGAGTTCTGCATCATCATCTCACCTTTCAACAGATCAGTCTCACAACTCTCAACAAGTTTGAAAATGTTTCGGATGTGGGCAAGCACACTTCTTGATGTATTGCGCATTATCTCAGCATTCATCATGTGACTCGACTGAGAACAAAAGGTTTATTACCTACAGCTGTTATCAAGGTTAAATCAATTATTGGTGCTTCAGTGTTTGTGCGTGCACTTCTTCATCAGGGGTTTAAAGTGTGTCTCGTGTATTCTTGCACCACGTTTCGAATTCAACTTCGGATGTCCCTGGACGCGCTCGTGCTTCCGCATTTTACTCGATACAGCCCATGTTTCGAAAAGGACAATGGAAGTTAGTCTCATCTTTGAGGTTTAAATCTAACGGTACCAGActtcgaaaacttaaaaataattgacgTGATCATTGGGGAAGACGCTTGTCCTTATTTGCTCCTTCCGAACATTGGAAAAGGTCCCTTTAACCTTCCTGCTGCTCAGGAAATGCACTTCCGTTGGACCCTATTTGGGAAAACTACTGGAGATTTGTTACATAAAACAACTGAAAAGCCTTCCTGAATACTAGGGGTGCATGTTTTCGTGCCAAATACCGCAGACTTTGACCTGCAAAGGTTTTAGGAGGAACAAGAGGTTTCATCAAAGTCCTTACTGACGTCTGAAGAACCGGAGTGTAACAAATTCTTCATGTCACCTCATTCACGCACTCCTGCAGGAGGATATGTTGTTCGTCTTCCTATGAAGCAAGACATTGTCTCATTTGGCAATTCTTTTCGACCAACCTTTCGGATGCTTTCGCGCATGGAACGTCGCTTCGCGAGTGATGCTTCCTTCTTAAGGGCTTATGAGGAATTTTTTAAGGGATACGAAAGTCTTGGCCACATAATGGCTGATACTGAGTCTTCTATTCGTTAAGACTCTTCTCGCTCCTTTCACCTTCTACATCACGGGATATGGCGTGAATCAAGCGCTACCACCAAGTTGAGAGTAGTCTTCAATGGATCTCAGAAGACTGAATCTGTAATTTCGTTCATTGCATTTCTACACACGGAGTCACACTACTTCCAAGTCAAGTCGACATTGTACTTCGTTAAAGATGTTTTCACATAGCTGTCTGTGCTGACACAGAGAAAATGTACAGACAAGTCCAGGTACACAGAGACGATCAGGATCTTCAACTGATCCTGTGGAGAAAACCgccaaatattttagttgaaacgtaTAGTCTTACTACTGTTGCTTACGGTTTGTTTTCTGCTCCTTTTCTTGCATTTCGTTGCATTCAACAACTCGCCAATGATGAGGGTGAAAATTATCCAAAAGCAGCAGAAGTTGTACATCGAGGGACTTACGTGGACAACGTAATCACAGGTGCAGATAACTTCGAGGAGGCAATTTCTTTACAGAATCAATTGCATCAACGTTTCACAGCGGGCGGCTTTCCATTTCGCAAATGGATGTCAAGTGATTCTGATCTACTAGAAAAAATTCCACATGAACTTCGAGCATCGTCTCAGCTTCTAACCATGGAATTCAAGCAATCGTTTTATATGCTGGGCCTTTCTTGGAATCCTCAACAAGGTGTAATAACTTTCGAAGTCCATTTACCAGCCTGTCTAAATGTCATCACAAAACGTACAGTTTTGAGTCAGATAGATCAGCTGTTTGATCCGCTGGAATGTTAGAGTCCAGTTGTAATAACAGCCAAGATCCCCATTCAAACTCTCTGACTTTTAAAGATCGCCTCGGACGATCCTCTTCCGAACAAGATTCACTAATGTTGGCTTGCATATCGAGACAACCTCTGTGACATATCCTCAATTGAAGTGCCTCGTTGGATAAAATTTAGTTCATCCTATGGTTCCTGTGATCTGCATGGATTCACCGATGCTTTGGAGCGAGTCTTCGCCGCAGCACTTTATCTACTTCTGACCTCTGATTCTGATACGAAGTCAGTTTCATTATTGATTTCGAACTTTCAGGTCGCTCCCTTAAAACAGATATCACTACCACGTTTAGAACTATATGGAGCAGTTCTTCTCGTTGGACTTATGCATCACGTTCAGCAAACACTTTTGTTGGATGTTCCTATTCATCTATGGTGCGATTCAACAGTCACACTGACGTGGGTtcatgtgcatcccaaaaaatAGAAGACTTTCATAGCCAATAGTGTTTCTAAATCCAAACCACTCAACCATCAGCAATTTGAAATCACGTTTCATCGTAAAGTAACCCTGCTGATTGTGCTTCAAGGGGTCTCTCTCCCAATGAGCTATCATCATTTCCTCTTTGGTGTCAAGGCCCAAATTGTTTGCTGTTTCCAGATCTTTGGCCTAGAATTTCATCATCAGTTAATCCTGAAGTGGACTTAGAGCAACGAGCATTAAAGGTTCATACTTTTAGCTGTGCTCCAGCTATGTGGGTGCTTCTCCATCGCTAGTTTTCTTTGAATAAACTTCTACGAGCAGCTGCTTGGTCACAACGATTTATCCAACATGTTTTTCAGCATTCGTGTTCAAAATCATCATTCCTTTCACCTTCAGAAGTTAATAAAGCTCGCCTGGATTGGATTcgagacgaacagcaattttattttgaaactgaaattatGGCTCTATCACCAGGAAGGTCTCTTTCTTCCAAAAGCAAATTAGGTCGTTTAACATTTTACTTAGATTCTCAACAACTGCTTCATGTAGAAGGTAGGTTGAAGAATTCAGCCTTGGATCCTGATGAAAAACATCCTTTCATTCTCAGCTCTGAATTATCTCTGGCGACTCTTCTTATTGATCATGATTATCGACGTTGTCTTCATGGTGGTGTCCAGCTAACCCTTGGAACCTTGAGCCAAATCTACTGGATTCTACGTGGTCCATTAGTTGTGAGGGCCTTTATTCATCGATGTTTACCATGTCTACGATATCGAGCCGTAAAGCCTCAACAATTGATGGTAGACCTTCCAGTGTTGATTATTCTGGACCCGTTTACTTGCGAACAACTAAGGGTCGTGATTATCGATCCTACAAAAGCTATATCGTAGACTTCGTTTGCTGCTGTACTCGAGCCTCCCTATTCATCACTTCAAGTTGGTGATCTCGCTTTTATCTctagtaaaattataaaattgtgccTTTCATCAAAGGCGAAAACAATGTTGAGGTCTGGTCTTAAAGTGTcgtataatttatttacaattgtgTTATCTGAATATTTGAACTTACTTATTTGTCTTGTACTTTTATGAAGGTTTAAAGTACTTATTTATTCAATCTTCATCAGAAACTTGTAATCggttttcttcttgaaaattttaatttttgttaattgtcattatgaaatatttgttttttgaataatatgtgtgaaccttttttcaaattttgtttcaacaAAGCGGGCGGAATGTTCGGAATTGACTGTCATGTTttattaactacatttttttatcttaatttcgCTCATATAACATCCACTTTACCTTTTAGATTGTCGTTGAGTCATCTTTTTTCAATAAGTGAGAACTTTGCGTACCTTCTGCAAGGAAATTTGAGTCGTCATCCGAACGTTAAATTCAGAACTTTTCTCGTCGGTTCGGTAGAGGTTCGAAATAATAATTGTGTATCAGATTTGATCAAtgtatcagtttttaaattatttaatataaactaGGTTCATTTTTAgagcaattatttaatattaaagaagTGTATTGTATTCTTCATCTAAGTGACCTGAACTTCAATGtatttgtcgttaaaaatgttttgaaaacattacgtcttttttccaaataaaattctcTCGCTCGCGAACATAAAATTGCAATCGGTTTATTTAGtgttcaaattaaatattgtacaatttgaaGCGCTTCTCATTTCAAATGGTATAATTCTCTAGATTTCAATGAGCGATTAGAATTTGAGCCAAAATATACTGAATTTACCAGTTGAAACAACTTCTAACCTACAGCTATACACAAATAAAAGGAATGACATACAAACAtatttttccatcgacagatgcaaGAATAATGCGTTTTTTTATTAAGCTTGTGTACAAGAAATAACATCTATGAactaataacacagccacaaaaaaaaaagtgtgcggatcttgTAACAatacacacgtattcctatggatttgggggcgctgaattcaaattaggTATCAAAAATCTcatatcacgtcatggttgagccataacctcaaaaaatgacgaaaaatcatgcactgaggcaaatcaattccaaaataatgccagtgatgcaaattttcacttcaaaaacatgtcgacaactgtgaaggatcaacccttgcctgatatcaacttatttaacataactttacccgaCAGAACCTGAccccacctaacctgaattaacagaaatttattaaactacgcGTAAAGctgtggaagcatattttcccagtagcaaatgtgtgctacatcgaatgggtcaactcgagccttacctagaaataaatctaacctagcctaacttaacctaacctaacataacctcacgaaacaaaattaaactgattgtgttgtcccgttatgtttgcggtaccgtttgggCTTAATCTGCAAAGAGGGCAAACCTATCCCAACCTAcaaaaatctgacctaacctaacctaacttaacttcacgtaacacaattaaactcattgtgttgtccctttgtgtttgcggcaccgttttattcagcttcggcttaacctacatataGGTTTAACCCATCCTAACATAACAAAACCTGACAGgcaaatgaaattcaaccacacgtgtaactatgtaagcgtacggttctcagtcttaaatgtgtgctatattaaataggttaactcgattttaacctacaaatgatTCGAACTTAACAGAAACTAACGAAATTgttcttaacgcaacacaacttaatttaagtgttcccgttgtaacacaataaaattcatttcattgtactacaggtggttaaaaatttagacgcacattacttatttgaagaaactgggaactacaagtagaattgaccccatttcaattaacctgacaatttttgt includes:
- the LOC117180194 gene encoding uncharacterized protein LOC117180194, which translates into the protein MYRQVQVHRDDQDLQLILWRKPPNILVETYSLTTVAYGLFSAPFLAFRCIQQLANDEGENYPKAAEVVHRGTYVDNVITGADNFEEAISLQNQLHQRFTAGGFPFRKWMSSDSDLLEKIPHELRASSQLLTMEFKQSFYMLGLSWNPQQGVITFEVHLPACLNVITKRTVLSQIDQLFDPLEC